The stretch of DNA CAATCTGTCTTGCCAGGCTTGCACAGACAAAAAATAGCCCTTTTGAAAATTTATTTTTATCAACCCTACCTGCTATACCATTTGCCATAATTATTACACTATCATTTGTTGATCTGCAACCATCAATGCTTATCCTGTTAAATGTTTCATCAACACAAGGTTTAAGAATTTCCTGAAGGGTTTTATTGTCAAGCCTTGCATCTGTTGCTATAAATGAAAGCATTGTTGCCATATTTGGATATATCATTCCAGCACCCTTTGCAATCCCTGCTATCTTGCAAAATCCAAGGTCAACTTCTGCCTCCTTTTTTGTTTTGTCTGTTGTCATAATCCCTTCTATGCAATCATCATTGGTTCCAAAGGGAAGCCTTTTAACCAGCCTTTTTATCCCAGCTTCTATTTTTTCCATAGGAAGGAATTCGCCAATTTTTCCTGTTTGACCTCCTATAAGGACAGAATTATAAGGAATATTGAGGCTTTTTGCTAAAATCTTTGCCATTTTTTGGACATCCCTCATTCCCTTTGCCCCTGTTCCTGTATTTGCATTCCCTGAGTTTATAAGGATTGCTTGAATTTCATTATTTTTTCTTCTTTTGTTAAAAGAGATAGAGGCTCCCTTTACCTTATTCTTTGTGAAAACACCAGCCCAATTTGCCTTCCTTTCAGAATAAATTAAAGAGAGGTCTTTTCTCCTTTTCTTTATTCCACAATGGATACCGCAGGCCTTTATTCCCGGAATAGAAAGCAAGCCTTTCATAAACTACATTTTGATATAGTGATAGCATTTTTGTAAAGGAATTCTTGACAGGAAGGTTTTTTTAATATAAACTTTGTTCTTATGTTAAATGTAGATATTAAGGAATTGTTGGAAGCAGGCATACATTTCGGTCATCAAAGGCAGAAGTGGAATCCAAAGATGGCAGGGTATATTTATACAGTAAGGAATGACATTCATATTATTGACCTTGAAAAAGCACTTAAGTGTCTTAATGATGCTTATGATTTTGTAAAAAACCTTTCTTCTACAAATGGAAATATAATTTTTGTTGGCACAAAAAGGCAGGCACAGGATGTAATAAAAGAAGAGGCAGAAAGATGTGAGGCTTTTTATGTTAACAATAGATGGCTTGGTGGCACACTTACAAATTTTTCTACAATTAGAAAAAGCTTGTGGAAGCTTATTGATTTTGAAGAAAAACAGAAGAATGGTGAGTTTGATGGCCTACAAAAAAAGGAAAGAGCAAGGCTGTTAAAAGAATATGGAAAACTTGTTCGTAATTTAGGAGGAATGAAAGGGCTAGAAGAGCTTCCCTCTGCAATATACATTATTGATTCAGCAAAAGAAAAGATATGTGTTGAAGAGGCAAGGAAGATGGGAATACCAACAATCGCTATTGTTGATACAAATGGAGACCCAGATAAGGTTACATACCCAATCCCAGCAAATGACGATGCTATTCGTTCAATAAGGTTTATCACATCCTGCATAGCTAATGCTGTAATTGAGGGAAGAAATATAAAAGAAGGGTTACCACAGGAAGAAAAGGTTGAAGATATAGTTAAAGATATAGAAGAGAAAGAAATAAAGACAGAAGAGGTAAAAGAAAAAGAGGAGGTTGTAAGCGAAATTGGATCCGAATCTGATTAAGGAATTAAGGGAAAAAACATTTGCTGGAATATTGGATTGTAAGGCTGCCCTTGAAGAGGCAGGGGGTAATATTGAAAAGGCAATTGTCATACTTAGGGAAAAGGGAAAGGCTGGAAGTAAAAAGCTTGAAGGAAGAAGCGCAAAGGATGGAGCCATATTTTCTTATATCCATCATAGCACAAAGCTAGGTGTTCTCCTTGAGCTTAATTGCGAGACAGATTTCGTAGCAAAGACAGAGGAATTTAAAACACTTGGGAAAGAGCTTTGCTTACAAATAGCCGCATCAAATCCATTATATATAAGTGAAAACGATGTGCCAGCTAATATTATTGAGGAAGAAAAAAATATTATAAAAAACCAATTTAAAGATTCTGGGAAACCAGAGGCTGTTTTAGAAAAGATAGCAAGTGGTCGGCTTTCAAAATTCTTTGAAGAAAATTGCCTTCTTGACCAGCCATATATCAGGGAACCAAAAATAAAGATAAAAGACCTTATCTTGGAAACCCAAGCCAAGTTTAAAGAAAAGCTCTCTGTTTCTCGCTTTGCTGTATTTAAAGTAGGTGGTTGAGGATTGGGATATAAATGTATCTGTCCGACAAGAGCTTGTTAAGAGATTTGTTGATTTAAGAAGGATAAAATTTAATACCATCGCCAGCGTTGTTCATCTAAAAGGTAGTGTTGTTTTTGTAAAAACAAAGGATTCTTCCGAGAAGATTGTTGCCTCTATAGAGGAAAGGCTTGAGGCTGAAAAAAGGCGTCTTATTGATTTGGAAAAAAGGATAAGAAAGATAAAGGGCGTAAAGGCTGTAATATTTGACCTCGAAGATTGGGTAAAATTTGGCAGCGAATGGAAAAGAAAAACAGGATAATTACAACAGAAGTCAGAGGACAAAAGACAGACTATCAGAGAACAGACAAATGTTAAGCACGAAATCCGAAGCACGAAGCACGAAACAATATCTAAATTCAAAATTCTAAACATTTTTACTGCGATTTCCTCATTATAGAGGAAGGTATTACTTGTTTTCCATCCTCTATATTACTTATAGTTTTGGGTATTAAACCCTTTCACCTGTTTTACAAACATAAGCGTTTGTTCCTCTAAATCATATTGTTTTGAATTTTCAATTTTAGTCATTTGAATTTGTTTCGAATTTCGGATTTCATTTGTTCCATTAAAGCTAAACACATACAATTTTTGAATGCTTTATATAAAAAATTAGATAAAAATGAGTAATTTGAAAGGGGAGAGGAATTAAATCCCCTATGGAACAAGAAAGGATTTTTTTATTCTGATAATACAATAAAAGGCCTATTACTTAAATTTTTGGGAAGTTAGGGTATAATTATTCAAATGGGTAAAAAATATAAAATATTTCAATTTTTTTAAAAATATTAAAATTTTTCTTGACAAATTGCTAGTTTTTATGTTATAATTTTTAATATAATGAAAATATATGAAAATAGAATAGAAGAAGCAGAAAAACTGAAGGAACAAATTCAGAAATTAAGACCCCTTCCAAGCCATTTATTGGCTCAATTAAGGGAATACTACAGGATAGGATTAACCTACTCCAGTAATAACCTTGAGGGAAATTCATTGACTGAAACAGAAACAAAGGTTGTTTTAGAAGATGGCATAACGATTGGTGGCAAGCCCTTAAAAGACCATTATGAGGCAATTGGGCATAGCGAGGCATACAATCTTTTGTTTGAGCTGGTAAAGAAAAGGGATATAACCCAAAAGGATATTTTAGCCCTACACTGGCTTTTTTATTATAGGATTGATAAAGAAAATGCAGGAAGATATAGAAAAGAAAAGGTTATCATTACAGGCTCAAATTATATTCCACCTCTTCCGGAAAAAGTGCCTAATCTAATGAAGGCATTTATTGAGGATATTAAAAAATTTAAGAGAAGCTATCATCCAATAGAATATGCCAGCTTGGTCCATAAGGAATTTGTGGGAATTCATCCATTTATTGATGGAAATGGAAGGATGGCAAGGTTGTTAATGAACCTGTGTCTTTTACAAAAAGGGTATACAATCACTATTATTCCCCCTGTTAAAAGGGTTGATTATATAAACCTGCTAGAAATAGCCCATACAAAAGGAGATTCAGGGCCATTTATAAACTTTATCTCAGCTATGGTGTATGAAGGGCTAAAGGAATATATTAGGCTTATTAAAGGATAATGAAGGAAGAAGAAACAAAAGAAGAAAGGTTTAAGAGGTTGGCATCAACAAGGACGAATAAGATTCTTAAAGCCATCAATGTCCTTGGAAATTGCTCAAACAGGCAGGTTTATAGCTACACAGAAAGGGATATTGAAAAGATATTTTCTGCCATTGAGGCAAAAATGAAGGAAACAAGGGTAAGATTTATCTTTCCTAAGGAGGAGAAGTTTAGGTTGTAAGTTCTATCTTTTGACAAGATGTAGATTTCCAAAGTATAATCAACTGAGCATCGTTAGCTAAGAGGAGAATTGTATAAAATGCTTGATAAAGTAGTAATTAGAAATTTTAA from bacterium encodes:
- the rpsB gene encoding 30S ribosomal protein S2, with the protein product MLNVDIKELLEAGIHFGHQRQKWNPKMAGYIYTVRNDIHIIDLEKALKCLNDAYDFVKNLSSTNGNIIFVGTKRQAQDVIKEEAERCEAFYVNNRWLGGTLTNFSTIRKSLWKLIDFEEKQKNGEFDGLQKKERARLLKEYGKLVRNLGGMKGLEELPSAIYIIDSAKEKICVEEARKMGIPTIAIVDTNGDPDKVTYPIPANDDAIRSIRFITSCIANAVIEGRNIKEGLPQEEKVEDIVKDIEEKEIKTEEVKEKEEVVSEIGSESD
- a CDS encoding translation elongation factor Ts, coding for MDPNLIKELREKTFAGILDCKAALEEAGGNIEKAIVILREKGKAGSKKLEGRSAKDGAIFSYIHHSTKLGVLLELNCETDFVAKTEEFKTLGKELCLQIAASNPLYISENDVPANIIEEEKNIIKNQFKDSGKPEAVLEKIASGRLSKFFEENCLLDQPYIREPKIKIKDLILETQAKFKEKLSVSRFAVFKVGG
- a CDS encoding Fic family protein; the encoded protein is MKIYENRIEEAEKLKEQIQKLRPLPSHLLAQLREYYRIGLTYSSNNLEGNSLTETETKVVLEDGITIGGKPLKDHYEAIGHSEAYNLLFELVKKRDITQKDILALHWLFYYRIDKENAGRYRKEKVIITGSNYIPPLPEKVPNLMKAFIEDIKKFKRSYHPIEYASLVHKEFVGIHPFIDGNGRMARLLMNLCLLQKGYTITIIPPVKRVDYINLLEIAHTKGDSGPFINFISAMVYEGLKEYIRLIKG
- the argJ gene encoding bifunctional glutamate N-acetyltransferase/amino-acid acetyltransferase ArgJ, whose translation is MKGLLSIPGIKACGIHCGIKKRRKDLSLIYSERKANWAGVFTKNKVKGASISFNKRRKNNEIQAILINSGNANTGTGAKGMRDVQKMAKILAKSLNIPYNSVLIGGQTGKIGEFLPMEKIEAGIKRLVKRLPFGTNDDCIEGIMTTDKTKKEAEVDLGFCKIAGIAKGAGMIYPNMATMLSFIATDARLDNKTLQEILKPCVDETFNRISIDGCRSTNDSVIIMANGIAGRVDKNKFSKGLFFVCASLARQIVEDGEGATKLIRIVVEGAKTKKDVRNVACSIANSPLVKAAMYGCDPNVGRILQAVGEAQASIEPKKISIWLQGHLVACCGATAFFDREEIKQELNDKEIEIRVSLGKGKEAISFLTCDLSPEYVKINAAYS